The nucleotide window GAGTAGATCTATTGATCTAGAGCTGACGACATTATCAAGTGCCAATCATATTGAAATGACTCCGAGCGATGCAGGCTTTCAGGACAGATACATTGTTCAAGAAATAATCAAAGAAATGGCTAAAAATAGACCCATTGATACTAAAGGGAAGAAAGGATTTAAAGGTACCAAACTTGCTACCTTGTTTTAAACCTATATCTTAGTGCTTCCGCCTTTGCTTGTATGATAAATGTTTAGGACCACAAGCATTCACATTACCTTTTTTATCCTTTAGTTTACTTCACTTTTCAAgctgatattttgttttattctctATAAGTGCTGGTGCTTAATGATGTGGACAAACTCTCTAGAGAAGCTCAACATTCACTTCGCAGAACGATGGAGAAATACAGTGCTTATTGCAGATTAATTTTATGTTGCAATAGTTCTTCAAGAGTCACAGAAGCCATCCGGTCCCGTTGTCTTAATGTACGAATAAATGCACCAAGTGAAGAACAGGTTAGTAAATTTTAAATCTGCGACAGTGACATtggaatgaaaaaaattatgtttgttttggCCTTTTTAAGCACTGGGACGATTGTTTTTTCTGGCAGGGTTATTAGTAGCAAACTGTTTAATTGTTTTCCATACTATTTTGCTTGTTAGTTATTTCCGATAGATGAATGATGTTCTATCAAGTGGTTGTTGGTATTGCAAGATGATAGTAGGTTAGGTCcatacttcataaattttttatttttgtttttttcaatttgtCAGGAGTTATTCCATGTTAAGATATATTATTACATGCTGGTTAAGAAACTCAGAAAGGAAGTTTTGGTTTTAGATAGGCGTCGTCAACTGCGGGTCACATAAAATAGCAATTTTGTTCTAATTCCTCTATGTTATAGTGCTAATGCTATAGCCTCGTTATTTGACAACATTGACGGGCATATCACGGCCACGGACAGTAGTGATTTGTTAATATTTGGCTATGCTTTAGTCCCACTAGAAAACGTTGTTTTAGATTATAGAATGCTTTTGTAGATTTAGCGAAGGGCTTCTATATCACTTTCTGGGATTCGGCCGTGGTCTCTGTTATAAACACTGATTCGACCAAGTTCTCTTTTATAAACATTGTGGTTAGGCCAAGTAATTccttgaaaactaaaaaaagcCTGAATATAGATGGGTAGTTAGGTTATTTGACTCTGATACTGCTCTCCTTTTTTCGCTCCACTTACTATAAGGATCATTCCAAAGGCATTCAAAGGATTCCGAACACTTccttgaaaactaaaaaaagcATGAATATGGATGGGATAGTTAGGTTATTTGACTCTGATACTGCTCTCCTTTTTTCGCTCCACTTACTATAAGGATCATTCCAAAGGCATTCAAAGGATTCCGAACTTTCTGTATAATATTTATCAGATGAGCATACACCATAGAATACCATGTCAAtggactatatttttttattttatatactttcTTTCTACTCATATTGTCTAGCATATCCATTTTATAAGTTGAATGTTCATCTTTACTAAATATTTGGAGTGTGGCAGATTGTTGAAGTTTTACAGTTCATTGGTAAGAAAGAAGGGCTACAACTTCCTTCTAGTTTTGCTGCTCGTATAGCAGAGAAATCAAATCGGAATTTGAGGAGGGCCATATTATCATTTGAGACTTGCCGTGTCCAACAGTAAGCTCCACAAGCTTCTCATTTAATATGTGATGCATAATCTCAGATCTTCATCTTTTTAAAGTTTTGCTTTAAGGGTAACTACTGACAGCCAACTCTTTTGTATGTTGTAACGTTGCTTGAAGGTATCCTTTCACTGACAAACAAACAATTCCTCCAATGGACTGGGAGGAATATATTTCAGAAATTGCATCTGACATAATGAAAGAACAGAGCCCAAAAAGGTTTGCACTTTGGATACAAGTTTCTGATTTTTCATTATAAACATAAT belongs to Medicago truncatula cultivar Jemalong A17 chromosome 6, MtrunA17r5.0-ANR, whole genome shotgun sequence and includes:
- the LOC25495823 gene encoding replication factor C subunit 3, whose product is MLWVDKYRPKTLDNALVHNDTAQNLKKLVSEHDCPHLLFYGPSGSGKKTLIMALLRQMFGPGAEKVKVENRAWKVDAGSRSIDLELTTLSSANHIEMTPSDAGFQDRYIVQEIIKEMAKNRPIDTKGKKGFKVLVLNDVDKLSREAQHSLRRTMEKYSAYCRLILCCNSSSRVTEAIRSRCLNVRINAPSEEQIVEVLQFIGKKEGLQLPSSFAARIAEKSNRNLRRAILSFETCRVQQYPFTDKQTIPPMDWEEYISEIASDIMKEQSPKRLFQVRGKLYELLINCIPPGIILKRLLYELLRKLDAELKHEVCHWAAYYEHRMRLGQKAIFHIEAFVAKFMSIYKSFLIATFG